One segment of Pleuronectes platessa chromosome 21, fPlePla1.1, whole genome shotgun sequence DNA contains the following:
- the csf3a gene encoding colony stimulating factor 3 (granulocyte) a isoform X1 gives MATLARSAPLPGGSALVEGPQFQKLVQQSCSLAHKILLSVPDAHRSCIHTETLQLNSTDNTKLEIMAANIGILPAPVLRAVSENFTLNTCLTRMSEGLQLHRALLSAISERLQSQNKVTELMADIRDLTIQINKMLQKNGAVQPSPTPVVLRLHGEYEVQVAAHLTLVQLQAFGRDAIRCLRNLDQSREEEAES, from the exons ATGGCCACGCTCGCCCGCAGCGCACCTCTGCCGGGGGGGAGCGCACTTGTTGAGGGGCCGCAGTTCCAGAAGCTGGTGCAGCAGAGCTGCAGCCTGGCGCACAAGATCCTGCTCTCCGTGCCCGACGCCCACAGGTCCTGCATCCACACAGAG ACTCTGCAGCTAAACTCCACAGACAATACCAAGCTTGAGATAATGGCAGCCAACATCGGCATCCTCCCGGCTCCTGTGCTCCGAGCCGTGTCAGAAAACTTCACTTTG AATACCTGTTTGACCCGCATGTCTGAAGGTCTTCAGCTGCACCGGGCCTTACTGAGCGCCATTTCTGAAAGGCTGCAGAGCCAAAACAAAGTGACTGAGCTAATGGCCGACATCAGAGACCTCACCATTCAGATCAACAAG ATGTTGCAGAAAAATGGAGCGGTGCAACCCTCGCCGACCCCGGTTGTTTTACGTCTGCACGGGGAATACGAGGTTCAGGTGGCGGCGCACCTGACTCTGGTGCAGCTCCAGGCGTTTGGGCGGGACGCCATCCGCTGCCTCAGGAACCTGGACCAGAGCCGTGAAGAAGAGGCGGAGAGCTGA
- the csf3a gene encoding colony stimulating factor 3 (granulocyte) a isoform X2 gives MTEPAPSLRYWSERPGVGPCTLQLNSTDNTKLEIMAANIGILPAPVLRAVSENFTLNTCLTRMSEGLQLHRALLSAISERLQSQNKVTELMADIRDLTIQINKMLQKNGAVQPSPTPVVLRLHGEYEVQVAAHLTLVQLQAFGRDAIRCLRNLDQSREEEAES, from the exons ATGACTGAGCCGGCACCAAGCCTCCGTTACTGGTCTGAAAGGCCTGGAGTCGGACCATGT ACTCTGCAGCTAAACTCCACAGACAATACCAAGCTTGAGATAATGGCAGCCAACATCGGCATCCTCCCGGCTCCTGTGCTCCGAGCCGTGTCAGAAAACTTCACTTTG AATACCTGTTTGACCCGCATGTCTGAAGGTCTTCAGCTGCACCGGGCCTTACTGAGCGCCATTTCTGAAAGGCTGCAGAGCCAAAACAAAGTGACTGAGCTAATGGCCGACATCAGAGACCTCACCATTCAGATCAACAAG ATGTTGCAGAAAAATGGAGCGGTGCAACCCTCGCCGACCCCGGTTGTTTTACGTCTGCACGGGGAATACGAGGTTCAGGTGGCGGCGCACCTGACTCTGGTGCAGCTCCAGGCGTTTGGGCGGGACGCCATCCGCTGCCTCAGGAACCTGGACCAGAGCCGTGAAGAAGAGGCGGAGAGCTGA